Genomic segment of Salvelinus sp. IW2-2015 linkage group LG17, ASM291031v2, whole genome shotgun sequence:
CACTTTACTCAACATATTCTTAAGTAGTAGGCTACTGAATCTCATTGCATGTTCTATATTGGCTATCGGCGATGAAGTCTATGTTTGGCTATAGGATGTATCCAGACTACCGTTGCGCAAACTAGACCACTTTCATGTAAAAtggtgaaacatttaaataaactGTGAAAAACGTGAAATATTCCTAATTAGTGTAATTTGGTTCTAGGAGTTAGGCTGCAGAAGATCTTCTGAAAAGGCTATTTCAAGGGTTAGACCTCTGGGGATTCCAAGAACGCACTTAGGCTCGTAAAGGTGAGTTATAGCCCCATTTCAAAAGCCGATTTTATAAAAATAATTATKGGCCTAGATGTGAGCCTACAACTTTAGTCTAAGACATACTGTATTTTCCATTAAGATTTGACAAACGACCATAATAGTTAATGTAGTGAGTGGAATTATTTGTACACATGTAGGACGCATAGGCTATTCAACACAGCAAATTATTCAAATCATGGAGTGATGCTAACACAGGTTAATTTATAGGGCTAGGCGTCAGAGTGTCCGGCTTTTGGAAATGGAAATTCTTTAAATCATTTTTATAGAACTGATTAGGCTCCTATCAATTTGTATGTGTGAGCTTTAGTTGATTTTTTAAGACTTTGGATGTGATACATACTAGGTGTCTAAAACAGATTGAGAACCATCGGATGCCCAAATCCTCCGGTGTACCATCGCCTTCAGGCCCAATGATTATTCCGACCAGTGCCCCCGACAAATCCCTCAATGCAGTCCGGCTAAAGGACAGCGAGCTGGAGCCACGTCGAATTGAGTCAAGAGAGGATGCAGCACGGTTGCAAAGAGCCATGTCTCACCTTCAGGAGTCAGGTTAGCATATTTTCGttattgtaggcctacatttcgATTTATGGACTATTTCAGTCAGCTGTCTGACTAATGAGACATTTTCTGTCTCGTTAGAATGCTCAGACAACAACCATATTGCATTAGACCTACAGACGATTGAAATGtcatgttacattttttttttcactatTCAAACTTTATATCTGTCTATATCTGACATGAATGTAGCCTAACATTTAAATTCAGATGACATTATGTAAAGAATGTTTGACAGACTAAACGTATTGCACACTTATGCATCTAATATTTCCAGCTGCatgtccctctccctcttgctcATGCTCCCCTCTGTGTGTTTTGCAGGCTGGTACTGGGGCCCCCTGACAGCTGCTCAGGCTAAGCAGGTTCTGATTGATGCTCCAGAGGGGACTTTCCTTTTGCGGGACAGCTCCTACCAGGGCTACCTCCTCACCCTGTCTGTGAAGACCAGCCTTGGCCCCACACACCTCCGTATAGAGCACGCCACTAGCATGTTTGGCTTCGACTCTGTAATTGTGGCACGGCCACGACTGCGGAGGTTTGAGGGTGCTGTAGATCTGGTGCAGCACTATGCCCTGACTTACAAGCATCTGGCCACTCAAAATGACACAAGGGGAGGTAACCCTTCGGCCCCTACAGAGAAAACTCTGCAGCTCAAACTCACCCGGCCCCTCCATAAAGTCTCCCCTAGTCTCCAGCACCTTTGCCGCATCACTATCAACCAGCATTCTCGCTGTCACCAGGACTTACCCTTGCCTAGGCGGCTACAGGACTTTTTGCTGGAATACCCTTTTGTGTTGTAGGAAATGTTAATCCGATTTTTTGATACTCCTGAATTGtactgttaaatctgacaatttcGATCAATGTCCTAATATAGTGCTGAAAATGGGCTTCCCCCCACACCTCATCAGCTGTATACAAACTGGTTCCtagattacaatttagcagacttCTTTACAGATATCAGTGGCAAAATGTACCTACTTGGGGTATATTATTATTTCCTGAAATATCACCACCTTAGGTTAGTTAAACTAAATCAACAATTGAGAGTACTGAAATGGAATGCTgaaaaaataacatacaaaagaAAATAGATAAGagctttgttattgttatatAAACGGTATTGAAGAAAGATTATTGCATTAGAAATGGACCACATTCATTAAAAACACAATACACTATTTCACCTCATACCATGGCTTTTATTGTGGGGGATTTTTGATTAATATGAATCATGAAGATTACCGAACCATAGTCTTGCTGCAAAGGTGGCTGATCTGAGTGTCCTATCCATTCCTATTTTTTCTGAATCCTGGAGTGTAACTTGGTCATTATCAAGGTTGTGTAGTTTCAGCTGATCTCACTAACTTTTTGTTTMTTTAAAGACTGTCATTGTGGTAATCAATTTCAGGTCCAACTTAGGTTTCCTTATAGATCTTTGAGATGCTGAAATAACCATCTCTTGAACTGAggaataacacaataaaaaacagCAAAATCCTGCTTGTGAAGCTTCCTCATATCCTTCAACACTGCCTTATGTATAAATGAGTGTGCTTTCTATCATGGTTTATTTGCGACCATTTTGCAGAGCTATTTGGATTTGACATTGATATGTTTTCATGTGTGACAGTAGCCAAATTAACTCCATTAATATTGTTGTTCTTTTTTATGATGATCACTGATCTATGTCTCAAAGTCGGGGGAATTGGCCAATTGAGAAAATATAAGAATGCAATGCGAGAGTGTGGCatgttttctctttttttgtggTTATACTTTGGTTAAGTTGTTTAACAGGGAGCATTAAAATCTtgtattggttaaaaaaaaatcactctctctgtttgtttatAATTTTGGACTTGAGGGAATATGATTAAATATAGAATTGTTGTTTTTAGTCATTAGACTGAATACGTTCCAGAACATTTTAGTTACTATAAGCCTCCTATGGGAGGCTACAATAAACCCAAATGAACATAGAAGATATGCAAAATTAATGGACCATTATTTGTGTTTCCATGAAATGTTCTGCTTTTTAAATGTGAAAATCAAATATAAGCCTCATCTATTTATTTTGCCACAGAGGAATTACATGTTTTTAGATAAACCATTTTGTAATACAAATGTGATCTTTTATAACTGCCTATTTTATAGCTGTCCCTGTATCTGCCTCTTGAGAATGATTCAGAATAGCAAAGGTGCATTATGACAGTATTTTGATTAATCCCTTGACCTGGTTCGCTCAGCTTCAGCTCACCGCTCCTTCTAGGAAAGTAAAGACAGGGAAAAATGCAGTGCTCTTTGAGGAAACCATAGAAACTACagacaatagtgtgtgtgtgtgtgtggtgggggggggggggggggggttctgcacTTGTAAGCCCTCTTTTACCTTTCCCAGAATGATTAAGCCTGTTTCTGTTTGACCCCATGTTCACCCATAGGTTCTCTGGTGAAGGTTCTCCAGTGTTTCTTTTAATTTCAACATGGACATTCATTGATTATTGTACAAAAACAATCTCCCCACTCCCAGCTTACGTCATTACAGAGAGATACTGCAAGTGTGCACAGCAAAGGTTGGGGCTTATGCTGTAGTAATATGATATCTCACTaatgcagaggtgtgtgtgtgtgtctgagagtgtCGTTTTTTGTTGAGCCCATTGAATGACTCACCATTCCTGGAATAAGGATTCCTGAAGGCTGCTGCAACCACAACTCACCCCCAGATGATTATCACTCAAAGCCCCAACtacagagagagtggaagagagatggacagacaaaGAAAGGCGGGATAAGACAATTTTGAACAATCACTTTTCATAATAATTTGCCATATTCATTCATGGcttctgtttctgtctcaatAGACATCTTTATTACAGTTATTTTTATTACATATTCTTATCTACCGCTTACTTCCCAGTAAGGGACTTCCTTAGAGGACCCTGACCTTGAACTTAACGT
This window contains:
- the LOC111976262 gene encoding suppressor of cytokine signaling 2, with translation MPKSSGVPSPSGPMIIPTSAPDKSLNAVRLKDSELEPRRIESREDAARLQRAMSHLQESGWYWGPLTAAQAKQVLIDAPEGTFLLRDSSYQGYLLTLSVKTSLGPTHLRIEHATSMFGFDSVIVARPRLRRFEGAVDLVQHYALTYKHLATQNDTRGGNPSAPTEKTLQLKLTRPLHKVSPSLQHLCRITINQHSRCHQDLPLPRRLQDFLLEYPFVL